In one window of Heterodontus francisci isolate sHetFra1 chromosome 24, sHetFra1.hap1, whole genome shotgun sequence DNA:
- the LOC137383343 gene encoding amiloride-sensitive sodium channel subunit beta-like isoform X3 yields the protein MSRIWLEWFAVETDCRRRSYFLATHLGRPRSRMACLKLQQYFTRALHRLQKGPGYTYTELLVWYCENTNTHGPKRIVTEGPKKRMMWFMLTLVFMGLVCWQWGILIQSYLTWEVSVNLRTGFRAMNFPAVTVCNTNPFRYTRSKQLLQHLDKFAKLALERIYIYNQNGTIPEDFPLSQTNWSKVASLVIIERSDQGEETVLHILGSDQSQTHSATRNWSQTGSYKVALQLCNQDRSSCIYRNFSTVLEVMSEWYSLQYMSILSNTPRSDRLVMGEQGEDFILACLFGGQPCNLENFTQLMHLTYGNCYIFNWGLDREALITSNPGAEFGLKLVLDISQEDYNPFLPIAAGARLMLHQQNTYPFLQNLGLYARAGTETSIGIFVDEIVRLGGSYSHCTFDGSDVDVKTLYNTTYTMQNHMVKYCGCGYHNYPLPEGAYYCNNKDNPNWGYCYYHLKEKIEAEHSDCMKSCKQPCNETQYRLTISMADWPSESSEDWIYHILSYERDSSTTVSVNRTNILKLNIYFQEINYRTIREDPALTIDWLPSKLGGQFGFWMGGSILCIIELTEILIDCLWITIIKVVKWYAERRSRRARVHYSDPPPTMTQSNEDHTNAGFQPDQAEARIERPCALAIPGTPPPQYDSLRIYPIHQSATTWNCGEN from the exons ATGAGCCGGATTTGGTTGGAGTGGTTCGCTGTCGAGACTGATTGCCGGCGCCGGTCCTATTTTCTCGCCACACACTTGGGCAGACCAAGAAG CAGGATGGCTTGTCTGAAGTTGCAGCAATATTTCACCCGTGCACTGCATCGGCTGCAGAAAGGACCAGGTTACACCTACACTGAACTCCTGGTCTGGTACTGTGAGAACACCAACACACATGGGCCCAAGCGCATTGTGACTGAAGGGCCCAAGAAGCGGATGATGTGGTTCATGCTGACTCTGGTGTTCATGGGGCTGGTCTGTTGGCAGTGGGGAATCCTGATCCAGAGCTACCTGACCTGGGAGGTCAGTGTGAATCTACGGACTGGCTTCAGAGCAATGAACTTCCCTGCTGTCACTGTCTGCAACACCAACCCTTTCAG ATACACAAGGTCCAAGCAGTTGTTGCAGCATTTGGACAAATTTGCCAAACTTGCACTGGAACGTATTTACATTTACAACCAAAATGGAACAATTCCAGAAGATTTCCCGTTATCACAGACAAACTGGAGCAAGGTGGCGTCACTAGTGATCATTGAGAGGAGTGACCAGGGGGAAGAGACTGTCCTACACATCCTGGGATCAGATCAAAGTCAAACCCACTCAGCAACAAGGAACTGGTCACAGACAGGGAGCTACAAGGTGGCACTACAACTG TGCAATCAGGACAGGTCGAGCTGTATATACAGAAACTTCAGCACGGTGTTAGAGGTGATGAGTGAGTGGTACTCCCTGCAATACATGAGCATCCTGTCCAACACACCTCGATCAGACCGCCTGGTGATGGGCGAGCAGGGCGAGGATTTCATTCTGGCCTGCCTTTTCGGTGGGCAGCCCTGTAACCTTGA GAACTTCACACAGTTGATGCATCTGACTTACGGCAACTGTTACATCTTCAACTGGGGTTTGGACAGGGAGGCACTAATAACATCCAACCCTGGTGCAGAGTTCG GACTGAAGCTGGTGCTGGATATCTCTCAGGAGGATTACAACCCCTTTCTTCCCATTGCAGCTGGAGCCAGGCTCATGCTGCACCAGCAAAACACCTACCCATTCCTCCAGAATCTGGGCCTGTATGCCAGGGCCGGCACAGAGACCTCCATTGGCATATTTGTG GATGAAATAGTGCGTCTGGGTGGTTCCTACAGTCACTGTACATTTGATGGTTCAGATGTGGATGTGAAGACTCTTTACAATACCACATACACAATGCAG AATCACATGGTGAAGTACTGCGGGTGTGGCTATCACAACTACCCTCTACCAGAGGGAGCATATTACTGTAACAACAAGGACAACCCGAACTGGG GTTACTGTTACTATCACCTGAAGGAGAAGATAGAAGCAGAGCATTCAGATTGCATGAAGAGCTGCAAGCAGCCCTGCAA TGAGACCCAGTACAGACTGACCATCTCTATGGCAGACTGGCCATCTGAATCCTCTGAG GACTGGATTTACCACATCTTGTCATACGAGAGGGATTCCTCAACTACTGTTAGTGTGAACAG GACAAACATTCTGAAATTAAACATTTACTTCCAAGAGATTAATTACAGGACGATACGGGAAGACCCTGCCCTGACT ATTGATTGGCTTCCCTCCAAACTGGGTGGCCAGTTTGGGTTCTGGATGGGCGGCTCCATCTTGTGCATCATCGAGCTGACTGAGATCCTGATTGACTGCCTGTGGATCACCATCATCAAAGTGGTGAAGTGGTATGCGGAGCGCAGGTCCCGTCGAGCTCGGGTGCATTACTCCGACCCACCGCCAACTATGACCCAGTCAAATGAAGACCACACCAACGCTGGTTTCCAACCGGACCAAGCTGAAGCTCGTATAGAAAGACCATGTGCCCTGGCTATCCCAGGGACGCCCCCTCCTCAGTACGACTCACTCCGGATATATCCAATCCACCAGAGCGCCACAACTTGGAATTGTGGTGAGAATTGA
- the LOC137383343 gene encoding amiloride-sensitive sodium channel subunit beta-like isoform X1, whose protein sequence is MSRIWLEWFAVETDCRRRSYFLATHLGRPRSRMACLKLQQYFTRALHRLQKGPGYTYTELLVWYCENTNTHGPKRIVTEGPKKRMMWFMLTLVFMGLVCWQWGILIQSYLTWEVSVNLRTGFRAMNFPAVTVCNTNPFRYTRSKQLLQHLDKFAKLALERIYIYNQNGTIPEDFPLSQTNWSKVASLVIIERSDQGEETVLHILGSDQSQTHSATRNWSQTGSYKVALQLCNQDRSSCIYRNFSTVLEVMSEWYSLQYMSILSNTPRSDRLVMGEQGEDFILACLFGGQPCNLENFTQLMHLTYGNCYIFNWGLDREALITSNPGAEFGLKLVLDISQEDYNPFLPIAAGARLMLHQQNTYPFLQNLGLYARAGTETSIGIFVDEIVRLGGSYSHCTFDGSDVDVKTLYNTTYTMQTCLHSCLQNHMVKYCGCGYHNYPLPEGAYYCNNKDNPNWGYCYYHLKEKIEAEHSDCMKSCKQPCNETQYRLTISMADWPSESSEDWIYHILSYERDSSTTVSVNRTNILKLNIYFQEINYRTIREDPALTIDWLPSKLGGQFGFWMGGSILCIIELTEILIDCLWITIIKVVKWYAERRSRRARVHYSDPPPTMTQSNEDHTNAGFQPDQAEARIERPCALAIPGTPPPQYDSLRIYPIHQSATTWNCGEN, encoded by the exons ATGAGCCGGATTTGGTTGGAGTGGTTCGCTGTCGAGACTGATTGCCGGCGCCGGTCCTATTTTCTCGCCACACACTTGGGCAGACCAAGAAG CAGGATGGCTTGTCTGAAGTTGCAGCAATATTTCACCCGTGCACTGCATCGGCTGCAGAAAGGACCAGGTTACACCTACACTGAACTCCTGGTCTGGTACTGTGAGAACACCAACACACATGGGCCCAAGCGCATTGTGACTGAAGGGCCCAAGAAGCGGATGATGTGGTTCATGCTGACTCTGGTGTTCATGGGGCTGGTCTGTTGGCAGTGGGGAATCCTGATCCAGAGCTACCTGACCTGGGAGGTCAGTGTGAATCTACGGACTGGCTTCAGAGCAATGAACTTCCCTGCTGTCACTGTCTGCAACACCAACCCTTTCAG ATACACAAGGTCCAAGCAGTTGTTGCAGCATTTGGACAAATTTGCCAAACTTGCACTGGAACGTATTTACATTTACAACCAAAATGGAACAATTCCAGAAGATTTCCCGTTATCACAGACAAACTGGAGCAAGGTGGCGTCACTAGTGATCATTGAGAGGAGTGACCAGGGGGAAGAGACTGTCCTACACATCCTGGGATCAGATCAAAGTCAAACCCACTCAGCAACAAGGAACTGGTCACAGACAGGGAGCTACAAGGTGGCACTACAACTG TGCAATCAGGACAGGTCGAGCTGTATATACAGAAACTTCAGCACGGTGTTAGAGGTGATGAGTGAGTGGTACTCCCTGCAATACATGAGCATCCTGTCCAACACACCTCGATCAGACCGCCTGGTGATGGGCGAGCAGGGCGAGGATTTCATTCTGGCCTGCCTTTTCGGTGGGCAGCCCTGTAACCTTGA GAACTTCACACAGTTGATGCATCTGACTTACGGCAACTGTTACATCTTCAACTGGGGTTTGGACAGGGAGGCACTAATAACATCCAACCCTGGTGCAGAGTTCG GACTGAAGCTGGTGCTGGATATCTCTCAGGAGGATTACAACCCCTTTCTTCCCATTGCAGCTGGAGCCAGGCTCATGCTGCACCAGCAAAACACCTACCCATTCCTCCAGAATCTGGGCCTGTATGCCAGGGCCGGCACAGAGACCTCCATTGGCATATTTGTG GATGAAATAGTGCGTCTGGGTGGTTCCTACAGTCACTGTACATTTGATGGTTCAGATGTGGATGTGAAGACTCTTTACAATACCACATACACAATGCAG ACCTGTCTGCATTCCTGTCTCCAGAATCACATGGTGAAGTACTGCGGGTGTGGCTATCACAACTACCCTCTACCAGAGGGAGCATATTACTGTAACAACAAGGACAACCCGAACTGGG GTTACTGTTACTATCACCTGAAGGAGAAGATAGAAGCAGAGCATTCAGATTGCATGAAGAGCTGCAAGCAGCCCTGCAA TGAGACCCAGTACAGACTGACCATCTCTATGGCAGACTGGCCATCTGAATCCTCTGAG GACTGGATTTACCACATCTTGTCATACGAGAGGGATTCCTCAACTACTGTTAGTGTGAACAG GACAAACATTCTGAAATTAAACATTTACTTCCAAGAGATTAATTACAGGACGATACGGGAAGACCCTGCCCTGACT ATTGATTGGCTTCCCTCCAAACTGGGTGGCCAGTTTGGGTTCTGGATGGGCGGCTCCATCTTGTGCATCATCGAGCTGACTGAGATCCTGATTGACTGCCTGTGGATCACCATCATCAAAGTGGTGAAGTGGTATGCGGAGCGCAGGTCCCGTCGAGCTCGGGTGCATTACTCCGACCCACCGCCAACTATGACCCAGTCAAATGAAGACCACACCAACGCTGGTTTCCAACCGGACCAAGCTGAAGCTCGTATAGAAAGACCATGTGCCCTGGCTATCCCAGGGACGCCCCCTCCTCAGTACGACTCACTCCGGATATATCCAATCCACCAGAGCGCCACAACTTGGAATTGTGGTGAGAATTGA
- the LOC137383343 gene encoding amiloride-sensitive sodium channel subunit beta-like isoform X2, protein MSRIWLEWFAVETDCRRRSYFLATHLGRPRRMACLKLQQYFTRALHRLQKGPGYTYTELLVWYCENTNTHGPKRIVTEGPKKRMMWFMLTLVFMGLVCWQWGILIQSYLTWEVSVNLRTGFRAMNFPAVTVCNTNPFRYTRSKQLLQHLDKFAKLALERIYIYNQNGTIPEDFPLSQTNWSKVASLVIIERSDQGEETVLHILGSDQSQTHSATRNWSQTGSYKVALQLCNQDRSSCIYRNFSTVLEVMSEWYSLQYMSILSNTPRSDRLVMGEQGEDFILACLFGGQPCNLENFTQLMHLTYGNCYIFNWGLDREALITSNPGAEFGLKLVLDISQEDYNPFLPIAAGARLMLHQQNTYPFLQNLGLYARAGTETSIGIFVDEIVRLGGSYSHCTFDGSDVDVKTLYNTTYTMQTCLHSCLQNHMVKYCGCGYHNYPLPEGAYYCNNKDNPNWGYCYYHLKEKIEAEHSDCMKSCKQPCNETQYRLTISMADWPSESSEDWIYHILSYERDSSTTVSVNRTNILKLNIYFQEINYRTIREDPALTIDWLPSKLGGQFGFWMGGSILCIIELTEILIDCLWITIIKVVKWYAERRSRRARVHYSDPPPTMTQSNEDHTNAGFQPDQAEARIERPCALAIPGTPPPQYDSLRIYPIHQSATTWNCGEN, encoded by the exons ATGAGCCGGATTTGGTTGGAGTGGTTCGCTGTCGAGACTGATTGCCGGCGCCGGTCCTATTTTCTCGCCACACACTTGGGCAGACCAAGAAG GATGGCTTGTCTGAAGTTGCAGCAATATTTCACCCGTGCACTGCATCGGCTGCAGAAAGGACCAGGTTACACCTACACTGAACTCCTGGTCTGGTACTGTGAGAACACCAACACACATGGGCCCAAGCGCATTGTGACTGAAGGGCCCAAGAAGCGGATGATGTGGTTCATGCTGACTCTGGTGTTCATGGGGCTGGTCTGTTGGCAGTGGGGAATCCTGATCCAGAGCTACCTGACCTGGGAGGTCAGTGTGAATCTACGGACTGGCTTCAGAGCAATGAACTTCCCTGCTGTCACTGTCTGCAACACCAACCCTTTCAG ATACACAAGGTCCAAGCAGTTGTTGCAGCATTTGGACAAATTTGCCAAACTTGCACTGGAACGTATTTACATTTACAACCAAAATGGAACAATTCCAGAAGATTTCCCGTTATCACAGACAAACTGGAGCAAGGTGGCGTCACTAGTGATCATTGAGAGGAGTGACCAGGGGGAAGAGACTGTCCTACACATCCTGGGATCAGATCAAAGTCAAACCCACTCAGCAACAAGGAACTGGTCACAGACAGGGAGCTACAAGGTGGCACTACAACTG TGCAATCAGGACAGGTCGAGCTGTATATACAGAAACTTCAGCACGGTGTTAGAGGTGATGAGTGAGTGGTACTCCCTGCAATACATGAGCATCCTGTCCAACACACCTCGATCAGACCGCCTGGTGATGGGCGAGCAGGGCGAGGATTTCATTCTGGCCTGCCTTTTCGGTGGGCAGCCCTGTAACCTTGA GAACTTCACACAGTTGATGCATCTGACTTACGGCAACTGTTACATCTTCAACTGGGGTTTGGACAGGGAGGCACTAATAACATCCAACCCTGGTGCAGAGTTCG GACTGAAGCTGGTGCTGGATATCTCTCAGGAGGATTACAACCCCTTTCTTCCCATTGCAGCTGGAGCCAGGCTCATGCTGCACCAGCAAAACACCTACCCATTCCTCCAGAATCTGGGCCTGTATGCCAGGGCCGGCACAGAGACCTCCATTGGCATATTTGTG GATGAAATAGTGCGTCTGGGTGGTTCCTACAGTCACTGTACATTTGATGGTTCAGATGTGGATGTGAAGACTCTTTACAATACCACATACACAATGCAG ACCTGTCTGCATTCCTGTCTCCAGAATCACATGGTGAAGTACTGCGGGTGTGGCTATCACAACTACCCTCTACCAGAGGGAGCATATTACTGTAACAACAAGGACAACCCGAACTGGG GTTACTGTTACTATCACCTGAAGGAGAAGATAGAAGCAGAGCATTCAGATTGCATGAAGAGCTGCAAGCAGCCCTGCAA TGAGACCCAGTACAGACTGACCATCTCTATGGCAGACTGGCCATCTGAATCCTCTGAG GACTGGATTTACCACATCTTGTCATACGAGAGGGATTCCTCAACTACTGTTAGTGTGAACAG GACAAACATTCTGAAATTAAACATTTACTTCCAAGAGATTAATTACAGGACGATACGGGAAGACCCTGCCCTGACT ATTGATTGGCTTCCCTCCAAACTGGGTGGCCAGTTTGGGTTCTGGATGGGCGGCTCCATCTTGTGCATCATCGAGCTGACTGAGATCCTGATTGACTGCCTGTGGATCACCATCATCAAAGTGGTGAAGTGGTATGCGGAGCGCAGGTCCCGTCGAGCTCGGGTGCATTACTCCGACCCACCGCCAACTATGACCCAGTCAAATGAAGACCACACCAACGCTGGTTTCCAACCGGACCAAGCTGAAGCTCGTATAGAAAGACCATGTGCCCTGGCTATCCCAGGGACGCCCCCTCCTCAGTACGACTCACTCCGGATATATCCAATCCACCAGAGCGCCACAACTTGGAATTGTGGTGAGAATTGA
- the LOC137383343 gene encoding amiloride-sensitive sodium channel subunit beta-like isoform X4, translated as MACLKLQQYFTRALHRLQKGPGYTYTELLVWYCENTNTHGPKRIVTEGPKKRMMWFMLTLVFMGLVCWQWGILIQSYLTWEVSVNLRTGFRAMNFPAVTVCNTNPFRYTRSKQLLQHLDKFAKLALERIYIYNQNGTIPEDFPLSQTNWSKVASLVIIERSDQGEETVLHILGSDQSQTHSATRNWSQTGSYKVALQLCNQDRSSCIYRNFSTVLEVMSEWYSLQYMSILSNTPRSDRLVMGEQGEDFILACLFGGQPCNLENFTQLMHLTYGNCYIFNWGLDREALITSNPGAEFGLKLVLDISQEDYNPFLPIAAGARLMLHQQNTYPFLQNLGLYARAGTETSIGIFVDEIVRLGGSYSHCTFDGSDVDVKTLYNTTYTMQTCLHSCLQNHMVKYCGCGYHNYPLPEGAYYCNNKDNPNWGYCYYHLKEKIEAEHSDCMKSCKQPCNETQYRLTISMADWPSESSEDWIYHILSYERDSSTTVSVNRTNILKLNIYFQEINYRTIREDPALTIDWLPSKLGGQFGFWMGGSILCIIELTEILIDCLWITIIKVVKWYAERRSRRARVHYSDPPPTMTQSNEDHTNAGFQPDQAEARIERPCALAIPGTPPPQYDSLRIYPIHQSATTWNCGEN; from the exons ATGGCTTGTCTGAAGTTGCAGCAATATTTCACCCGTGCACTGCATCGGCTGCAGAAAGGACCAGGTTACACCTACACTGAACTCCTGGTCTGGTACTGTGAGAACACCAACACACATGGGCCCAAGCGCATTGTGACTGAAGGGCCCAAGAAGCGGATGATGTGGTTCATGCTGACTCTGGTGTTCATGGGGCTGGTCTGTTGGCAGTGGGGAATCCTGATCCAGAGCTACCTGACCTGGGAGGTCAGTGTGAATCTACGGACTGGCTTCAGAGCAATGAACTTCCCTGCTGTCACTGTCTGCAACACCAACCCTTTCAG ATACACAAGGTCCAAGCAGTTGTTGCAGCATTTGGACAAATTTGCCAAACTTGCACTGGAACGTATTTACATTTACAACCAAAATGGAACAATTCCAGAAGATTTCCCGTTATCACAGACAAACTGGAGCAAGGTGGCGTCACTAGTGATCATTGAGAGGAGTGACCAGGGGGAAGAGACTGTCCTACACATCCTGGGATCAGATCAAAGTCAAACCCACTCAGCAACAAGGAACTGGTCACAGACAGGGAGCTACAAGGTGGCACTACAACTG TGCAATCAGGACAGGTCGAGCTGTATATACAGAAACTTCAGCACGGTGTTAGAGGTGATGAGTGAGTGGTACTCCCTGCAATACATGAGCATCCTGTCCAACACACCTCGATCAGACCGCCTGGTGATGGGCGAGCAGGGCGAGGATTTCATTCTGGCCTGCCTTTTCGGTGGGCAGCCCTGTAACCTTGA GAACTTCACACAGTTGATGCATCTGACTTACGGCAACTGTTACATCTTCAACTGGGGTTTGGACAGGGAGGCACTAATAACATCCAACCCTGGTGCAGAGTTCG GACTGAAGCTGGTGCTGGATATCTCTCAGGAGGATTACAACCCCTTTCTTCCCATTGCAGCTGGAGCCAGGCTCATGCTGCACCAGCAAAACACCTACCCATTCCTCCAGAATCTGGGCCTGTATGCCAGGGCCGGCACAGAGACCTCCATTGGCATATTTGTG GATGAAATAGTGCGTCTGGGTGGTTCCTACAGTCACTGTACATTTGATGGTTCAGATGTGGATGTGAAGACTCTTTACAATACCACATACACAATGCAG ACCTGTCTGCATTCCTGTCTCCAGAATCACATGGTGAAGTACTGCGGGTGTGGCTATCACAACTACCCTCTACCAGAGGGAGCATATTACTGTAACAACAAGGACAACCCGAACTGGG GTTACTGTTACTATCACCTGAAGGAGAAGATAGAAGCAGAGCATTCAGATTGCATGAAGAGCTGCAAGCAGCCCTGCAA TGAGACCCAGTACAGACTGACCATCTCTATGGCAGACTGGCCATCTGAATCCTCTGAG GACTGGATTTACCACATCTTGTCATACGAGAGGGATTCCTCAACTACTGTTAGTGTGAACAG GACAAACATTCTGAAATTAAACATTTACTTCCAAGAGATTAATTACAGGACGATACGGGAAGACCCTGCCCTGACT ATTGATTGGCTTCCCTCCAAACTGGGTGGCCAGTTTGGGTTCTGGATGGGCGGCTCCATCTTGTGCATCATCGAGCTGACTGAGATCCTGATTGACTGCCTGTGGATCACCATCATCAAAGTGGTGAAGTGGTATGCGGAGCGCAGGTCCCGTCGAGCTCGGGTGCATTACTCCGACCCACCGCCAACTATGACCCAGTCAAATGAAGACCACACCAACGCTGGTTTCCAACCGGACCAAGCTGAAGCTCGTATAGAAAGACCATGTGCCCTGGCTATCCCAGGGACGCCCCCTCCTCAGTACGACTCACTCCGGATATATCCAATCCACCAGAGCGCCACAACTTGGAATTGTGGTGAGAATTGA